From Bacteroidales bacterium, one genomic window encodes:
- a CDS encoding DUF2795 domain-containing protein produces MYWTLELASKLEDAPWPATKDELIDFAIRSGAPLEVIENLQEIEDEGESYESIDDIWPDYPSKDDFFFNEDEY; encoded by the coding sequence ATGTACTGGACGTTAGAATTAGCATCTAAATTAGAGGATGCACCATGGCCGGCAACAAAAGACGAATTGATTGATTTTGCTATTCGTTCAGGGGCGCCTCTTGAAGTAATTGAAAATTTACAGGAGATTGAAGATGAAGGTGAGTCTTATGAAAGTATTGATGATATTTGGCCGGATTATCCAAGCAAGGACGATTTCTTCTTTAATGAAGATGAGTATTAA
- a CDS encoding cob(I)yrinic acid a,c-diamide adenosyltransferase: MSIYTKSGDDGKTSLIGGKRVPKCNIQIEAYGTVDELVSYIGLIRDQKIDNHHIKPLILIQERLMICASLLASDYDNKKIKLPVLQNSDIIFLEKEIDLMEKDLPKLTSFILPGGHTTVSYCHIARNVCRRAERQVIKLDDKVNCYLNIVKYLNRLSDYFFILSRTLSKELKVVEIKWEYDL, encoded by the coding sequence ATGTCTATATATACAAAATCCGGAGATGACGGAAAAACATCATTAATAGGAGGAAAGCGTGTTCCTAAGTGTAATATACAAATTGAAGCATACGGGACTGTTGATGAATTAGTATCATACATTGGTTTAATACGTGACCAGAAAATTGATAATCATCATATTAAACCTCTTATTTTAATTCAGGAAAGGTTAATGATTTGTGCTTCATTATTAGCTTCGGATTATGATAATAAAAAGATTAAATTACCTGTTTTACAAAACTCAGATATTATATTTCTTGAAAAAGAAATTGATTTAATGGAAAAAGATTTGCCAAAATTAACCTCATTTATTTTACCGGGAGGGCACACAACTGTATCTTATTGTCATATAGCACGTAATGTATGCCGAAGAGCAGAAAGACAGGTGATTAAATTAGATGATAAAGTAAATTGTTACTTGAACATTGTTAAGTATCTGAATAGATTATCAGATTATTTTTTTATCCTATCTCGCACATTATCAAAGGAATTGAAAGTTGTTGAAATAAAATGGGAATATGACTTGTAA
- a CDS encoding class I SAM-dependent methyltransferase, which translates to MINLRFYFKYLKYFLFSRHESGYGIHSPFVFNFINNVIYENKKYYCFNEIENLRNDLLECNEKIFVKDLGAGSGFFHSEKRKIKSIVRYSAKNKKYGQLMFRIVNYFKPKNIIELGTSVGLTTLYISKPLSKTNVYTIEGSEEIAKIANQNFEKAGIKNIKLIIDNFDNVLSGLLNKLNFVDLVFFDGNHTKDATIKYFNLCLKHINDNTIFIFDDIHWSKGMEEAWQIIKNNNKVIITIDIFFMGIVFFNKECSKEDFVIRY; encoded by the coding sequence ATGATAAACTTAAGATTTTACTTTAAATATTTAAAATATTTTTTGTTTTCAAGACATGAAAGCGGTTATGGTATTCATTCTCCGTTTGTTTTTAATTTTATTAATAATGTTATTTATGAAAATAAAAAGTACTATTGTTTTAATGAGATTGAAAACTTAAGAAATGATTTATTAGAATGTAATGAAAAAATATTTGTAAAAGACCTTGGTGCCGGTTCTGGTTTTTTTCATTCTGAAAAAAGAAAAATTAAAAGTATTGTAAGATATTCGGCAAAAAATAAAAAATACGGACAATTAATGTTTCGTATAGTTAATTATTTTAAACCAAAAAATATTATTGAATTAGGAACTTCAGTAGGTTTAACAACATTATACATTTCTAAACCTTTGAGTAAAACAAATGTTTATACAATAGAGGGAAGTGAAGAAATTGCAAAAATAGCAAACCAAAATTTTGAAAAAGCAGGAATAAAAAATATTAAGTTAATTATTGATAATTTTGATAATGTTCTTTCAGGTTTATTAAACAAATTAAATTTTGTTGATTTGGTTTTTTTTGACGGTAATCATACAAAGGATGCAACAATAAAATATTTTAATTTATGTTTAAAGCATATTAATGATAATACAATTTTTATATTTGATGATATACACTGGTCAAAAGGGATGGAGGAGGCATGGCAAATAATAAAAAATAATAATAAAGTAATAATTACAATTGACATATTTTTTATGGGAATAGTATTTTTTAATAAAGAATGTAGCAAAGAGGATTTTGTTATTAGATATTAA